Within the Sphingobium baderi genome, the region GCGCCATGGTCTGCCCGCTCATGACGCTGTCGGCGTCCAGCACGATCATATAGTCATAGCCACCGCCGAAACGCTGCACCCATTCGGCGATATTGCCGGGTTTGCGCCCGATATTGAGCGCGCGGCGGCGATAATGCACGGCGCGGGAAAAGCTGTGGCGGATCGCCTGATAGGCTTCCCGTTCGATCTCGCCATTTTCGGCATTGGAATCGCTGAGGATGAAAAATTCGAAGCGTTCGCCGCCCATCACCTGCGTCAGGGACCGCTCCATGATGGAAAGGCGGCCCAGCACGCCCAGGAAATCCTCGTTGCAGACCGGCAGCAATATGGCCGTCTGGCCGCGCAGCGGATCGCCAGGGCGCAGGGCGCGAGGCTGGACGCCGCGGCCGCGCCCGATGGTCAGCAACAGGAAGCCGATGAAGCTGGTCGCGAAGCCGAAGGCGATCCAGGCGAAGAGGGGAATGAACAGCGCGAGATAGATGCCTTCCCAAAGGGAAATGCCGTCGAGGCCGATGGAAAGGCGCATTTCATGCGCGGCCATGGACGCCGGGAGGACAGCGAGCAGCACCACCAGAAGCCGCCGCGCCCACAGGTCGATATTGCGCGCGCGCACCGGCACATCGTCCGGGGCAGAGGAAAAATCCTGCACCGGCATGGCAAGCGGCATTTCGGCGGGAACCTGTTCGAATGCCCGCGTCACGGATGCGTCTTGCGATTGTTCATGCAGCGGCCTTATGCCGTCCGTGCCCTTCATTCCAGACCCGTATCCATTTGTTCCGCACGCTCAACCCTTCGCGCAAGCCAAGGGTTCCGATCATGCGCCCAGCGGATAATGCACATATTCGCTGATGGCGCGATTGCCGGAGCGGAGCTGGACCCGAATATCCGTCGTCCCGCCGCCCTGACGCGCCACATCCAGCACGACCCGGAAGAGATTGCGTTGACCAAGCACCGGATAACCGGCCTTTTTGAGAAGCGCGCCATGCGCCACATCGGCCCAGATTTCGGGCTTTGCCTCTGTCACATCCGCGAAGTCGATGACCAGCCGGTCCTGACCCGCCTGATCGCCGCGCCCGCGCCAGACATCCTTGACCCATGCCGTCGCGGCGGATGCGGGCCTTTGCGCCGCCGACCAGTCGAGCCGATAACTGGCGTCGATCCGCCTGCCGGGGCGGACGGAGGCGGAAGGGGTCCAGTAAGCGGCGATATTGTCGGTATATTCGCTGTCGGTGGGAAAGGCATAGAGGCGCACCTCGCCCGGCCCCAGCCGCTTCGACGGGGTGGCCCAGAGCGAAGGGCGGCGGTCGTAGAAGACGCCGTCGTCCTGATAATGGCTGAAATCGCGGTCGCGCTGTAGCAGGCCGAAACCGGCTGGATCACGCTCGGCAAAGACATCGACGCGCGGTGCGGCAGGGTTGGTGAGGGGGCGGCAATGCGCCGTGCCGTTCGCGCTGGCGATGGCGAGCATGTCGCTATCGTGGATTTCCGGCCGCCAGTCGGTGCCCTGCGTCCGGTTCGCCTGATCGTACCAGAACATGCTGGTCATCGGCATCAGGCCCAGTTCCTCGATGGGCCTGCGGGGGAAGAGGGCGGCGGTCACGTCCTGCCGGACGCCCTGCGGCCCAAGCTGGCTGACGAAGCGGAACGCGCCGGTGATCGATGCGCCGTCCAGCAGCGCGTGGACGGTGACGCTGTCCGCGCCGGTGCGTTCCAGCCAGAAATGGGTGAAGCGGGGAAATTCCTCTTTCCCCGCAATGCTGGTGTTGATCGCCACGGCGCGGGCGGACAGGCCGAACTGCTTTTGCGGGCTGGGGGCGCGGAAATAGCTGGCGCCCAGGAAGGAGAGCCAGTCCCCGTCCCGCGCCGCATTCATGATGCGAAAACCCGCAAAGCCCGCATCGGGGCCAAGCGCGGCCACGGCATTGCCCGGCGGCGTGTCGAACATGGAGGGATCATAGCGCAGCGGCGTCGCGCGGCCATTTTCCACGATGGCGATGGAGACGGGCTGGGCGGCGTTGGCGCTCAGGGGAAAGAAACGGATGCCGGTATGGCCGGGAAGATCGCCCCAGAGCGTGCGCTCCTCGCGGAAGCGGGCCTGATGCAGGGCGTCGTAATCGACCTTCGCCGCTCCGGGATGAAGGGGCGTTTCCTGAAAGGGCGCGCGGGCCAGCCGCTGGGCCATGGCGACCAGCGCATCCCAGGAAAAGGCTTCACCCTTGCTCTGGGCCATAAGCGGACGAGGGAGGAGGAGGGCGGCGCTGGAGGCGGCGATCATCGCGCGCCGGTCGATCATGGTCATGGCCCCATCATGGGAAGGACGGCGCGCTTTGCAAGCCATGGCCCGCGCAAATGCGATGAAGCCTCCGTCCGGGGGGACGGAGGCTTCGGAAAGCTGGTCTTTGATCGAAAGGTGTCGCCTCCGGCACGGTGGGGACTGTTGATGTGCCGGAGGCTCCATGTCCGGTGAGGCGACCAAACCTCACCGTGCATTCTTATGCAAGCGGATTACTGGATCAGCTTCAGGACGTTCTGCTGGCTCTGATTGGCCTGCGCCAGCATCGCGGTCGAAGCCTGGCTCAGGATCTGCGCCTTGGCGAGCGAGGTCGTTTCCGTCGAGAAGTCGGCGTCTTCGATCCGGCTGCGAGCGTCGGTCAGGTTGGTGACGTTCGCGGTCAGATTGTTGACCGTCGATTCCAGGCGGTTCTGCGCGGCACCCAGCGTGGCGCGGGTGGTGGCGATGGTCTTGAGCGCGTCATCATAGACGGTCAGATCGCCATCCGCTTCTTCAGCCGCGCCGGTGGAGCTGGCAACGGCGGACAGGTCGATCGTGCTCAGGGAGATGGTGACCGTGTCATCGGCGGTCGCACCAGCCTGGATCGTGACGTCGCCAGCGCCGGATCCGAAGAGTTCGATGCCATTGAACTTGCTGTTGGTGATCACATTGTCGATCTGCTTGGCAAGCTCGTCGAGTTCCGCCTTGATATTGGCCTTGGAATCGTCGTCGTTGGTGCCGTTCTTACCCTGGACCGTCAGTTCACGCATACGCTGCAGCATGTTGGTGACTTCGTCCAGCGCGCCTTCCGCCGTCTGCGCCAGCGAGATGCCGTCATTGGCGTTGCGGATGCCCTGGGTCATGCCGCGGATCTGGGCGGTCATCGTCGAAGCGATGGCGAGGCCGGCGGCGTCGTCCTTCGCGCTGTTGATGCGCTTGCCGGTCGACAGGCGTTCCATCGCGGTGCTGAGCGCCTTGCTCGAAACGGCCGAAGCGTTGGTGGCGCGCAGGGCCGAAGAATTGGTTCCGATAACAGTCATGGTGTTCCCTTTCGTTTAACATCAGGTCGCTGCCATCAGGCTGCTTGCGGCCTCGAAAGGGAATAACGGCGGCGCGAAAAAAGCTTTTAGGGGCAGATGCGATTTTTTCGAAAATAACTGAAAAAACCGCCTCTTACGCGCGCGCCTATATAAGAAGCGCGGCAAATTCCCTTGCCGGGGCGGAAAAAAATTGCCGGTCGGCGGCAAGGGGCAGGCAGAGTTAACCATATGATAACCATGCAAGGCGCAAAAAGACCCTATCGAAAGGGGGCTGAAAAGTGCGGGGGCACCAGACAGCCGAAATGATGGGGAATGTGCATGTCGTCTCTCGACGTGAGCCAAAGGGTCTGCGCGCTGGTTCCAGGGTTGCAGCATTGGCTTGAAAATGCCTTTTTCGCCGTGCGTGCGGTGGATGCCGCCGCGCCGCGCGACCGGGATGACCGGCGCGTGCTGCTGGCGAGCGAGATCGCCCATGCGACCCATCGCGATATCCTCATCAACCTGATCGATGGCGCGCCTTCGCTGGTGCCCGCCGCCAATGGCCTGCCCGCCCGCGTGGCTTTCGGCCTGGAGGATATGGGTTTCGCCTTCGCGCTGATCGCGGAACTGGCGCGGCCCGATGTCATCCCGGCGGTCGGCGACAGCGCCAGCGCCCGGCTGATGACGCTGGCAGGGCGGGTCGCGCGCAGCGACGCCACCGTGCTCATTCAGGGCGACACCGGCACCGGCAAGGAAGGCATGGCGCGCTTCCTTCACGCCCAGTCGGGCCGTATTTCGCGGGACTTCATCGCGGTCAATTGCGCCGCTTTGCCCGAAACCATGATGGAAGCGATGCTGTTCGGCCACAAGAAGGGCAGCTTCACCGGCGCGGCCAATGCGTCCGAAGGGCTGTTCCTGGCGGCGGACGGCGGCACGCTGTTCCTCGACGAGATCGCCGAACTGCCGCTGGCGCTTCAGGCGAAGCTGCTGCGCGCATTGCAGGAGGGCGAAGTCCTTCCCGTCGGCGCGACCCATCCGGTGCCCGTCAATGTCCGCGTGATCGCCGCGTGCAACCGCAATCTGGCCGACGAATGCGCCGCCGGACGGTTCCGTGAAGACCTTTACTGGCGTTTGAACGTCATGCCGCTGGAATTGCGTCCGCTCGCGGAGCGTCCCGGCGACATCGCCGCCATCGCCGCCGCCATGCTGCTGCGTCATCAGGATCTGGCGAAGGACGCCTTTGTCTGGCCGACTCCGCAAGCGCTGGCGAAGCTGGAGGATCATGCCTGGCCGGGCAATGCCCGCGAACTGGGCAATGTGCTCCAGCGCGCGCTGGTGTTGCGCGACGGCGCGCGGATCGACGCCGACGACCTGCATCTGGCCGCCGCGCCGCAGCCGGTTCGCCGTTCCGCGCCGATCCTGGTGCCGGACGAGCCGGTCCGCCTGCGCGACGTGGCGCGCATGTCCAAGCTGGAAGCCATCCGCCTTGCGCTGCGCGAGACAGACGGCCACCGCGCCGCCGCCGCCCGCAAGCTCGGCATTTCGGAACGCACCCTGCGCTATCGGCTGGCCGAGATGCGCGAACTGGCCGCCGCGTAAGGAGTTAGAGGATGAGCAGCATCTCTCCCACTGACAGCGTGATGGCGATCCGCAACGCCATCCTTCAGAAGAACGCCGCGCTGCGCGACGTCGCTTCGACCGGCAATGCCGGCGGCGTGGCCGGAACGGGCGGCGCCGATGCGACGGCGCCCGGCAATTTCACGCAGGCGCTCAAGTCCGCGCTGGATCAGGTCAATGGCCTGCAAAGTCAGGCGGGTGAAGCCGCCGCCGCCTTCGAACGGGGGGAAACGACGGACATCGCCGCCGTCATGCTGGCAAAGCAGCAGGCGTCGGTCAGTTTCGAAGCCACCCTTCAGGTCCGCAACAAATTGCTGTCCGCTTACAAGGACATCATGAGCATGCCGGTGTAATATGAGCGAGAACGCACTTACCCTCGATAGCGGCGCGGCCGCTGCTCCCGCCCTCCCGGCATCCTCGCTGGGCGGCGGCGCGAAAGGCGTCGATGCGCTGAAGGCGCGCTTCACCGGCTTCATGAAGCAGCCTGCGGTGGCGAAGAGCCTGCCGCTGCTGGGCCTGCTGGGCGTGGTAGCCATGGCGGGTCTTGCCTGGCTGGCGCTGCGCGAACCGCCGCAGCGCGACCTGTTTCGCGCCTTGCCCGATGGGGACAAATCGGCGGTGGCGCAGGTGCTGGACCAGAACGGCGTGCGCTACAGCTTCGACAATGCGGGCGGGATGACCGTCGCGCAGGACGATTATTTCAAGGCGAAGATGATGCTCGCCGCGCAGGGCCTGCCCAAGAGCGCGCCCGACGGCAACAGCATGATCGACAGCCTGCCCATGGGCGCAAGCCGCGCGGTGGAAGGCGAAAAGCTGCGGTCGGCGCGGGAAATGGACCTTGCCCGCACGATCGAGGCGATCGATTCCGTGGAAAGCGCGAAGGTGCATCTGGCGGTCGAGCCGCCCAGCGTGTTCCTGCGCGACCGGGCCAAGCCCACCGCCTCCGTCATGCTGCGTCTGGCGCAGGGACGGACGCTGACCGACCAGCAGGTCAGCGCCATCGTGCATCTGGTCGCATCGTCCATCCCGGAGCTTAATCCGCAGGATATTTCGGTGGTCGATCAGAATGGCCGGTTGCTCAGCAATAATGACGCCAATTCCGCCGACGACCGCCAGCTTGCGGTGCAGGACCGGGTGGAGGATCGCTATCGCCAATCGGTCGTCGCGCTGCTGACGCCGATCCTGGGCGCGGGCAATTTTTCGACCGAGGTTCATGCCGAACTCAATTTTGCCGAGCGTCAGGCGACACGGGAAACCTATCCGCAGGATGAGGCGCGCCTTCGCAGCGAGCAGGGAAGCTGGCAGTCCGACCCGCGCGGTCAGGGCAATGGCGAGGCCGGCGGCATCCCCGGCGCGCTCAGCAATCAGGCGCCGGTCAATCCGACCGTGACGCAGACCAATCCCAACGGCCAGGCCGTGCAGCAGGGGCAGACCGGAAATGGCGCGAACGCCGCCGCTCAGCCGGGCACGCCGCCCAATCCGGTCCTGAAGACCGAGGAAACCTTCAACCGCAATTTCGAGCTGGGCCGCGAAGTGTCCGTCACCCGCGACGCGGTGGGCACGGTCAAGCGCCTGTCGGTCGCCGTGGCGCTCGACAATGGCGCGGACGGCAAGCCCCGCAGCGCGCAGGAAATCGCCGCGCTGGAAGCCTTGGTGAAGGGCGCGATCGGTTTCGACCAGAGCCGGGGCGACGTGGTGGCCCTGTCCTCACGCGGTTTCGTCAAGGCGGAAGAGGTGAAGGCCCCCTGGTATGAAGCCGACTGGATGTCGCCGCTGGTCCGCAATGTGTCGGCGCTGCTGGTTGCGCTGCTGCTGATCTTCGGCATTGGCCGCCCGCTGCTCAAGCGCCGGGCCGCCGCGCAGGAGGCCGCCGCCGCTGACGCCGCTGCAAACGGCCAGCGCATCGGCCGCGAGATTTCCGGCGAACTGACGCGCCATGCCGCCGAGCATCCCGGCGAGGGGCAGCCGATCACGCTCGACATGATCTCTTCAGCGCCGGACTATAGCCAGCGCGCCGATCTGATCCGCAATTTCGTGAAGCAGGACCCGGACCGGGCCGCGCTGGTCGTGCGCGACCTGCTCAAGGAGGGGAAGAAGGAAAATGCCTGAGGCCGCCTCCGCAACTCCCGCGGCGCTGAAAGGCAGCGCCGCCGCCGCCGTCCTGCTGATGCTGTTCAACGAGGATGAGGCCGCACAGATCCTCTCGCGGCTGGAGCCCGACGAAGTGCGCCAGCTCGGCAACGCCATGTATGA harbors:
- a CDS encoding flagellin; this translates as MTVIGTNSSALRATNASAVSSKALSTAMERLSTGKRINSAKDDAAGLAIASTMTAQIRGMTQGIRNANDGISLAQTAEGALDEVTNMLQRMRELTVQGKNGTNDDDSKANIKAELDELAKQIDNVITNSKFNGIELFGSGAGDVTIQAGATADDTVTISLSTIDLSAVASSTGAAEEADGDLTVYDDALKTIATTRATLGAAQNRLESTVNNLTANVTNLTDARSRIEDADFSTETTSLAKAQILSQASTAMLAQANQSQQNVLKLIQ
- the fliE gene encoding flagellar hook-basal body complex protein FliE, whose product is MSSISPTDSVMAIRNAILQKNAALRDVASTGNAGGVAGTGGADATAPGNFTQALKSALDQVNGLQSQAGEAAAAFERGETTDIAAVMLAKQQASVSFEATLQVRNKLLSAYKDIMSMPV
- the fliF gene encoding flagellar basal-body MS-ring/collar protein FliF, with the protein product MSENALTLDSGAAAAPALPASSLGGGAKGVDALKARFTGFMKQPAVAKSLPLLGLLGVVAMAGLAWLALREPPQRDLFRALPDGDKSAVAQVLDQNGVRYSFDNAGGMTVAQDDYFKAKMMLAAQGLPKSAPDGNSMIDSLPMGASRAVEGEKLRSAREMDLARTIEAIDSVESAKVHLAVEPPSVFLRDRAKPTASVMLRLAQGRTLTDQQVSAIVHLVASSIPELNPQDISVVDQNGRLLSNNDANSADDRQLAVQDRVEDRYRQSVVALLTPILGAGNFSTEVHAELNFAERQATRETYPQDEARLRSEQGSWQSDPRGQGNGEAGGIPGALSNQAPVNPTVTQTNPNGQAVQQGQTGNGANAAAQPGTPPNPVLKTEETFNRNFELGREVSVTRDAVGTVKRLSVAVALDNGADGKPRSAQEIAALEALVKGAIGFDQSRGDVVALSSRGFVKAEEVKAPWYEADWMSPLVRNVSALLVALLLIFGIGRPLLKRRAAAQEAAAADAAANGQRIGREISGELTRHAAEHPGEGQPITLDMISSAPDYSQRADLIRNFVKQDPDRAALVVRDLLKEGKKENA
- a CDS encoding glucan biosynthesis protein — translated: MTMIDRRAMIAASSAALLLPRPLMAQSKGEAFSWDALVAMAQRLARAPFQETPLHPGAAKVDYDALHQARFREERTLWGDLPGHTGIRFFPLSANAAQPVSIAIVENGRATPLRYDPSMFDTPPGNAVAALGPDAGFAGFRIMNAARDGDWLSFLGASYFRAPSPQKQFGLSARAVAINTSIAGKEEFPRFTHFWLERTGADSVTVHALLDGASITGAFRFVSQLGPQGVRQDVTAALFPRRPIEELGLMPMTSMFWYDQANRTQGTDWRPEIHDSDMLAIASANGTAHCRPLTNPAAPRVDVFAERDPAGFGLLQRDRDFSHYQDDGVFYDRRPSLWATPSKRLGPGEVRLYAFPTDSEYTDNIAAYWTPSASVRPGRRIDASYRLDWSAAQRPASAATAWVKDVWRGRGDQAGQDRLVIDFADVTEAKPEIWADVAHGALLKKAGYPVLGQRNLFRVVLDVARQGGGTTDIRVQLRSGNRAISEYVHYPLGA
- a CDS encoding sigma-54 interaction domain-containing protein, which encodes MSSLDVSQRVCALVPGLQHWLENAFFAVRAVDAAAPRDRDDRRVLLASEIAHATHRDILINLIDGAPSLVPAANGLPARVAFGLEDMGFAFALIAELARPDVIPAVGDSASARLMTLAGRVARSDATVLIQGDTGTGKEGMARFLHAQSGRISRDFIAVNCAALPETMMEAMLFGHKKGSFTGAANASEGLFLAADGGTLFLDEIAELPLALQAKLLRALQEGEVLPVGATHPVPVNVRVIAACNRNLADECAAGRFREDLYWRLNVMPLELRPLAERPGDIAAIAAAMLLRHQDLAKDAFVWPTPQALAKLEDHAWPGNARELGNVLQRALVLRDGARIDADDLHLAAAPQPVRRSAPILVPDEPVRLRDVARMSKLEAIRLALRETDGHRAAAARKLGISERTLRYRLAEMRELAAA